CCCGTCCCGCGAGCTGTCGGGGCTCGAGCTCGACCGCCGCGCGTTCCGGCTGCGCAAGCGCTCCGAGCGGGAGCTGGGGGTGTACTTCGCGTCGCTCTCGGCGCGGACCCTCACCTACAAGGGGATGCTCACCACCGCGCAGCTCGAGCCGTTCTTCGCCGACCTGTCGGACCCCCGGTACGCGAGCGAGCTGGCGCTGGTCCACTCCCGCTTCTCCACGAACACCTTCCCCTCGTGGCCGCTCGCGCAGCCCTTCCGGATCGTGGCGCACAACGGCGAGATCAACACGGTGCGCGGCAACCGCAACTGGATGGCGGCGCGCGAGGGCATGCTCTCGAGCGAGCTGCTCGGCGACCTCACCCCGCTGCTGCCCGTCTGCACGCCAGGCGGGTCGGACTCGGGGAGCTTCGACGAGGTGCTCGAGCTGCTGCACCTCGCGGGCCGCTCGCTCCCGCACGCGGTGATGATGATGATCCCGGAGGCGTGGGAGAACCACGCCCAGATGGACCCCGAGCGCCGGGCGTTCTACGAGTACCACGCGTCCTTGATGGAGCCGTGGGACGGCCCCGCGGCGATGACCTTCACCGACGGCACGCTGATCGGCTCGGTCCAGGACCGCAACGGCCTGCGCCCCGGCCGGTACTGGGTGACCGAGGACGGGCTCGTCGTGATGGCCTCCGAGGCCGGCGTGCTGGACCTGGACCCGGCGTCGATCGTGCGCAAGGGCCGGCTCGAGCCCGGCCGCATGTTCCTGGTGGACACCGGCAGGGGCCGGATCATCGAGGACGAGGACGTCAAGGCCCAGCTCGCGGCCCAGCGGCCGTACGCGCAGTGGGTGCGGGACAACTCGATCTACCTGGACCAGCTGCCCGAGCGCGAGCACGTGGCGCACTCCACCGCGTCGGTGCGGCGCCGGCAGCGCGCCTTCGGCTACACCGAGGAGGAGCTCAAGGTCATCTTGAGCCCAATCGCGGCCACGGGCGCCGAGCCGCTGGGCGCGATGGGCTCGGACACGCCGGTCGCGGTGCTGTCGACCCGCCCGCGGCTGCTGTTCGACTACTTCACGCAGATGTTCGCGCAGGTCACGAACCCGCCGCTCGACGCGATCCGCGAGGAGCTGGTCACCGCGATCGGCGGGGCCATCGGGCCGGAGCCGAACCTGCTCGAGGACCTCCCCGAGCACGCGCGCAAGCTCGTCCTCCCGTTCCCGGTCATCGACAACGACGCGCTCGCGAAGATCGTCCGGATCGACAAGGACCCGCGGCTCGCCGGGATCTTCCGCTCGGTGATCGTGCGCGGCCTGTACAAGGTCGACGGCGGGGGAGCAGCCCTCGAGCGGCGCCTCGAGGAGATCTTCGCCGAGGTCGACCAGGCGGTGGCCGACGGCGTCAGCTTCATCGTGCTGTCCGACCGCGACGGCGACGCCGACCTGGCCCCGATCCCGTCTCTCCTGCTCTCGAGCGCGGTGCACCACCACCTGCTGCGCCGGCACACCCGCACGCAGGTCTCACTGGTGGTCGAGTCGGGCGACGTCCGCGAGGTCCACCACGCGGCGCTGCTGATCGGCTACGGGGCGGCCGCGGTCAACCCGTACCTCGCGATGGAGACCGTCGAGGACCTGGCGCGCAGCGGCTACCTGCCGGGGGTGAGCCCGGAGCAGGCCGTCAAGAACCTGATCAAGGCGCTCGGCAAGGGCGTGCTGAAGGTCATGTCGAAGATGGGCATCTCGACGATCGCGTCGTACCGCGGCGCCCAGGTCTTCGAGGCCATCGGCCTGTCGCACGCCCTGGTCGACCGCTACTTCACGGGCACCACGAGCCGCCTGGGCGGCGTGGGCCTGGACGTCATCGCGGCCGAGGTCGCGGCCCGCCACGCCGACGCGTACCCGGCCAGCGGGAACCGGCAGCCGCACCAGCGCCTCGCGGTGGGCGGCGAGTACCAGTGGCGACGTGACGGCGAGGAGCACCTGTTCGACCCGGAGACGGTCTTCCGGCTGCAGCACTCGACGCGGACCCGCCAGTTCGACGTGTTCCGCGAGTACTCCCAGCGGGTGGACGAGCAGTCCGCGCGCCTGATGACGCTGCGCGGCCTGCTGCGTTTCAAGGAGGGCGAGCGCGCGCCGGTGCCGATCGACGAGGTCGAGCCCGTCAGCGAGATCGTCAAGCGGTTCAACACGGGCGCCATGTCCTACGGCTCGATCTCGGCCGAGGCGCACGAGACGCTCGCGATCGCGATGAACCGGATCGGCGCGCGCTCGAACACCGGCGAGGGCGGCGAGGACCCCGAGCGGCTGCACGACCCCGAGCGGCGTAGCGCGATCAAGCAGATCGCGTCGGGCCGGTTCGGCGTCACCTCGGAGTACCTGACGTTCGCCGACGACATCCAGATCAAGCTCGCGCAGGGCGCGAAGCCCGGCGAGGGCGGGCAGCTGCCCGGGCACAAGGTGTACCCGTGGGTCGCCAAGACCCGGCACTCGACGCCGGGCGTGGGGCTCATCTCGCCGCCCCCGCACCACGACATCTACTCGATCGAGGACCTCGCCCAGCTCATCCACGACGCGAAGAACGCGAACCCGTCGGCCCGGATCCACACCAAGCTCGTGAGCGAGTTCGGGGTGGGCACGGTCGCCGCCGGGGTCGCGAAGGCGCACTCGGACGTGGTCCTCATCTCGGGCCACGACGGCGGCACGGGCGCGAGCCCGCTGACGTCGCTCAAGCACGCGGGCACACCGTGGGAGATCGGCCTGGCCGAGACCCAGCAGACGCTCGTCCTCAACAACCTGCGCGACCGCGTGGTGGTGCAGGTCGACGGCCAGCTCAAGACGGGCCGGGACGTGGTGATCGGCGCGCTGCTCGGCGCCGAGGAGTTCGGCTTCGCGACCGCGCCGCTGGTGGTCTCGGGCTGCGTGATGATGCGCGTGTGCCACCTGGACACCTGCCCGGTGGGCGTCGCCACGCAGAACCCCGAGCTGCGGTCACGGTTCACCGGCAAGCCGGAGTTCGTGGTCACGTTCTTCGAGTACATCGCCCAGGAGGTCCGCGAGATCCTCGCGAGCCTCGGCTTCCGGAGCATCCTCGAGGCGGTGGGCCACGTCGAGCTGCTCGACACCCGCACGGCCATCGAGCACTGGAAGGCGGAAGGGCTCGACCTGGGCCCGGTGCTGGCCGTCCCGGAGCCTGTCGAGGGCTCGGCGCTGCACCACACCCGCCTGCAGGACCACGGTTTGGAGCGCGCGCTGGACAACCAGTTCATCGCGCTGGCCGCCGACGCGCTCGAGAACCGCACGCCGGTGCGGATCGAGCTGCCGGTGCGCAACGTCAACCGGACGGTCGGGACGATGCTCGGCCACGAGGTCACCCGTCGGCACGGAGGAGCGGGCCTGCCCGACGGCACGATCGACGTGACGCTGACCGGATCGGCCGGGCAGTCGTTCGGCGCCTTCCTGCCGCGGGGCGTCACGTTGAGGCTGTTCGGCGACGCGAACGACTACGTCGGCAAGGGCTTGTCCGGCGGGCGGATCGTGGTGCGCCCGGACCGCAACGCCGTGCTCTCGGGCGGCAACAACGTGGTCGCGGGCAACGTGATCGGCTACGGCGCGACCTCGGGCGAGATGTTCGTCCGCGGGCTGACCGGTGAGCGCTTCGCGGTGCGGAACTCCGGGGCGACGCTCGTCGTCGAGGGCGTCGGGGACCACGGCTGCGAGTACATGACCGGGGGCGTCGTGCTGGTGCTCGGGCCCACCGGCCGCAACTTCGCGGCGGGGATGTCCGGCGGCAGCGCGTACCTGCTGGACGCCGACCCCGCGCTCCTGAACACGGCGGCGTTGTCCTCGGGCGAGCTGTCGCTCGAGCCCTTGGGCGACGAGGACGCCGCACTCGTCGAGGAGCTGCTGCGCCGCCACCTGGCGGAGACCGGGTCCCCGGTCGCGGAGGAGCTGCTGGCCGACCCGGAGGCGACCCGGGCCCGTGTCACGCGCGTCCTGCCGACGGAGTACGCCCGCATGCGCCGCGCGCTCGCCCAGGCGGAGGCCGACGGCCTCGACCCTGCGGCGCCCGGCGTCTGGAACGAGATCTTGGAGGTGGCACGTGGCTGACCCGCATGGCTTCCTGAAGGTGCGGGAGCGCGAGCTGCCCGCCAACCGTCCCGTCCCGGTGCGCCTCATGGACTGGCGTGAGGTGCATGAGCACCGCGCCGGTCACCCCGAGGACACCGCAGTGCTGACCAGCCAGGCTGGCCGCTGCATGGACTGCGGCATCCCGTTCTGCCACAACGGCTGCCCCCTCGGGAACCTGATCCCCGAGTGGAACGACCTGGTGTGGCGCGAGCAGTGGGCCGACGCGAGCGAGCGTCTGCACGCGACGAACAACTTCCCGGAGTTCACCGGCCGGATCTGCCCCGCGCCGTGCGAGAGCAGCTGCGTGCTGGGCATCAACCAGCCGCCGGTGACCATCAAGAACGTCGAGGTCTCGATCATCGACGAGGCGTTCGACCGCGGCCTGGTGCACCCGCAGGTGCCGCAGCGCCTCACCGGACACACCGTCGCCGTCGTGGGCTCAGGTCCTGCCGGCCTCGCGGCCGCGCAGCAGCTGACCCGCGCGGGCCACACCGTGGCGGTGTTCGAGCGGGACGACGCGATCGGCGGGCTGCTGCGCTACGGCGTGCCCGACTTCAAGCTGGAGAAGCGGCACATCGACCGCCGGCTGGACCAGATGCGCGCCGAGGGCACCCGGTTCCGCCCTGGCGTGGAGATCGGACGCGACATCACGTGGGCCGACCTGCGGGCCCGGTTCGACGCGGTGGTCGTCGCGACCGGCGCCACGGCGCCTCGCGAGCTGCGCGTCCCGGGCGTCGAGCTCGACGGCGTGCACGTCGCGATGGACTACCTGCACCAGGCGAACGCCGTGGTCGCGGGGCACGAGGTCCCCGACCAGATCGTCGCCACCGGCAAGCACGTCATCATCATCGGCGGCGGTGACACGGGCTCCGACTGCCTGGGCACGGCGCTGCGCCAGGGCGCCGCGTCGGTGACCACGTTGGCGATCGGCAAGCGCCCGCCCTCGGAGCGCCCCGAGAACCAGCCGTGGCCCACCGACCCGATCCTCTTCGAGGTCTCCACGTCGCACGAGGAGGGCGGGGAGCGCGACTACCTGGCCTCCACCGTGGCGTTCCTCGGCGGTGAGGGCGAGGACGCCGGCCGCGTCCGCGCGCTCCGGCTCGCCACGACCGAGTACCTGCCTGACGGCCGACGGGTCCCGACCCCCGGCACCGAGCGGGACATCCCCGCCGACCTCGTGCTCATCGCGATGGGCTTCACCGGGCCGGAGACGGCTGAGATCGTCGAGCAGACCGGCGTCGCGCTGACCCCGCGCGGGCTGGTGGAGCGCTCGGAAGACTTCGCCACGTCGCTTCCCGGAGTGTTCGTGGCAGGCGACGCCGGGCGCGGTCAGTCGCTCATCGTCTGGGCCATCGCCGAGGGCCGTGCGGCCGCGGCGGCCGTCGACACCTATCTCGCAGGCAGCACCGAGCTCCCTGCTCCGGTCACCGCGCGCACCATGGCGCTGCGACCGTAAAACCCCTGATCAACGTCATTACCGGTCGGTGGGAACGCAGACCGGGACGTTCGGTCCCGAACCAGTTCCCCACGAAAGGCCTAGGCTTGCCCCATGCGTAGAGCAAAGATCGTCTGCACCATTGGACCCGTCACGGAGTCCGCCGAACAGATCCAGGCGCTTGTCGACGCCGGCATGGACGTCGCGCGACTGAACCGCAGCCACGGTGACACCGAGGTGCACCAGCGGGTCTACGAGAACGTGCGCGCCGCCGCTCAGGCGTCCGGGCGTTCCGTGGCCGTGCTGGTCGACCTCCAGGGCCCCAAGATCCGTCTGGGCCGGTTCGCCGACGGCAAGCACGAGCTGGCCGAGGGTGACATCTTCACCATCACCACCGAGGACGTGCCCGGCACCAAGGAGCTCGTCTCCACCACGCACAAGGGCCTGCCGAACGACGCCCGCGTGGGCGACCCCATCCTCATCGACGACGGCCGCGTGCTCGTGCGCGTCATCGAGGTCGACGGCCCCCGCGTCGTCACCCGCGTCGAGGTCGGCGGCCCCGTCTCGAACAACAAGGGCCTGAACCTCCCGGGCGTCGCGGTCTCCGTGCCCGCGATGAGCGACAAGGACGAGGCGGACCTCCGCTGGGCCATCCGGATCGGCGCCGACATCATCGCGCTGTCGTTCGTGCGCAGCGCGGCCGACTACGACGACGTCCGCCGGATCATGGAGGAGGAGGGCCGCGTCCTCCCCGTCATCGCCAAGATCGAGAAGCCGCAGGCCGTCGAGAACCTCGTCGAGATCGTCGCCGCGTTCGACGGCATCATGGTCGCCCGTGGCGACCTGGGCGTCGAGCTGCCGCTCGAGCAGGTCCCGCTGGTGCAGAAGCGCGCCGTCGAGCTGGCCCGTCGTTCGGCCAAGCCCGTCATCGTCGCCACGCAGGTGCTCGAGTCGATGATCTCCGCGCCGCGTCCGACGCGCGCCGAGGCCTCCGACTGCGCCAACGCGGTGCTCGACGGCGCGGACGCGGTCATGCTCTCGGGCGAGACCAGCGTCGGCGAGTACCCGATCGAGGCCGTGCGCACCATGGCGCGGATCATCGAGAACACCGAGGAGCTGGGCCGGGAGCGCATCGCGCCCCTCGGCTCGACCCCGCACACCCGGGGCGGCGCCATCACGCGTGCCGCCGCGGAGATCGGCGAGACGCTGGACGTCAAGTACCTCGTGACGTTCACGCAGTCGGGCGACTCGGCCCGTCGCATGTCCCGTCTGCGCTCCTCCATCCCGCTGCTGGCGTTCACGCCGGAGCGCCCGGTGCGCAACGTGCTGTCGCTGAGCTGGGGCGTCCAGTCCTACGAGGTGCCCTCGGTCGAGAGCACCGACGCGATGGTCAAGCAGGTCGACACGACGCTGCGCGCCAACGGACTCGCTGAGGTCGGCGACTACGTCGTCGTCGTCGCCGGCACGCCGGTGGGCGAGGTCGGCTCGACGAACTCGATCGTCGTGCACAAGATCGGTGACGAGGAGAGCGGCTCCGGCCGCATCGCCTGACCCACCGCTCCACGCTGACGCGAGCCCCCCGGGACCTGTCCCGGGGGGCTCGCCTCGTCTGGAACGGCCAGCGCGGGGCTCAGCCGGGCGCGACCCCGGCCTCGGCGGCGCCCGCCGGCTCGCGCCGCTGCGCGCCCGCGCCGGGCACGGACCGGCGGTCGGGGCCGGTGTACACGCTCAGCGGCCGGATCAGCGCGTTGCTGGCGACCTGCTCGCGCACGTGGGCGGTCCAGCCCACGACCCGGCTGGCGGCGAACAGCGGGGTGAACGTGGGGGTGTCGAACCCCATGAGGTGGTAGGCGGGCCCCGTCGGGTAGTCGAGGTTCGGCAGGATGCCGGTGCGCTCGGCCATCCCCCGCTCGAGGGCCGCGTACATCGCGCCGAGGCCCTCCGGGTCGTCCAGGGCCAAGAGCTCGTCGAGCGCCGCCTTCATCGTCGGCACGCGGGAGTCGCCCGAGCGGTAGACGCGGTGGCCGAAGCCCATCACCTTCTGCTTGCGGGCCAGCGCCGCGTCGAGCCACTCCTCGACCCGGTCGGGGGAGCCGATCTCCCTGAACGTCGCCATCACCGCCTCGTTCGCCCCGCCGTGGAGCGAGCCCTTGAGCGCCCCCACGGCCGCGGTGACCGCGGAGTGCAGGTCGGAGAGGGTCGAGGCGACGACCCGGGCGGTGAAGGTCGACGCGTTGAAGGAGTGCTCGGCGTACAGAACCATCGACACCTCGAACGCGTTGACGACCGCCGCCGGCGGCACGTGCCCGAAGGTCATGTGCAGGAAGTTCTCCGCGTACCCGAGGTCGGGCCGGGGGTCGACCGCATCGAGGCCGTGCCGGCGGCGCTGGTCGAGGGCCACGACGGTGGGCAGCTGCGCCATGAGGTCCTGCGCGCGGGCGAGGTCGGCCTCGGGGGACCGGTCCTCCCACGTGGCGTCGTGCGCCCCGATGACGCTGACCGCCGTGCGCACCACGTCCATCGGGTGGGCGGTGAGCGGCAGGGCGAGGACAGTCTCCATGACCTCGTCGGGGAGCGAGCGGCGGGAGCGCTCCGCCAGGCGCATCCGCTCGAGCTCGGCGGCGTCAGGCAGCTCGCCGTGCCAGAGCAGATAGGCGACCTCCTCGAAGGACCGGTGGCCGGCGAGCTCCTGGACGGGGTAGCCGCGGTACAGCAGGGAGTTGCTGGCGGGGTCCACCGAGGAGATCTCGGTGGAGTCCACCGTGACCCCGGCCAGGCCCCGGTGGATCTGGGGCTCGGGGGGTGCGGTGCTCGGGGCGGGGGGTGTGGTGCTCTCGTCGGTCATCGGGGCCTCCATCGTCGTGGTGACGTCGCGGTGCGCCTGAGCTGTTAGAGCCGGAAGTGGTCGATCTCGGTGTCGAACGCGTCGTAGCCGGTGTAGTCGACGAGCTCGTAGAGCTCGCGGCGGTGCTGCATGCGGTCCAGCAGCGCGGCTTGCGTGCCCGACTCGCGGATCTCGTCCAGGCCGGCCGCCGCGGCGCCCATGGCGAGGCGCAGCAGCGTGACCGGGTAGATCACCAGGTTGTACCCGAGGTCGGCGAGCTGCTCGGCGGTGAGGAGCTCGCCCTTGCCGAACTCGGTCATGTTCGCGAGCAGCGGGACGTCGACCGCGGCCCGGAAGGCCTCGAGCTCGCGTGGCCCGAGCAGCGCCTCGGGGAAGATGGCGTCGGCCCCCGCCTCGACGTACGCGCGGGCGCGGTCGATCGCCGCCGGAAGCCCCTCGACGGCGCGCACGTCCGTGCGAGCCATCACCAGGAAGTCCGGGTCGCGGCGGCCGGCCACGGCGGCGCGCACGCGCTGCACGGCTGTGGCCAGGTCCACCACCTGCTTGCCGTCGAGGTGCCCGCACCGCTTCGGGTTGACCTGGTCCTCGATGTGGCATCCCGCGACGCCGGCGTCCTCGAGGGCCTGCACGGTCCGGGCCACGTTCATCGGCTCCCCGAACCCGGTGTCGGCGTCGACGAGGGTGGGCAGCGACGTCATCCGGGCGATCTGCCCGGCGCGGGTCGCGACCTCCGTGGCGGTGGTGAGCCCGATGTCCGGCAGCCCGAGGTCCGCGGCGATCACGGCGCCGGACACGTACACGCCGTCGAACCCCTTCGCCTCGATCAGCCGGGCGGCGAGCGGGTTGAACGCGCCGGGCATCTGCAGCAGTTCGCCGCTCGCGAGGCGTTCGCGCAGGGCCCGTCGCCGCGCGCCGGGGGTGGCGTCCGTGTAGAGCATCAGAACAGCCCTCCTGGGGTGGGGAGCCCGTCGAGCAGCCCGGGCGGGGCGGTGAGGTGCACCCCGGCCAGCTCCGAGGGGCGCAACGAGGGCAGGCGCTCGACCGCGGCGAGGAACCTCTCGACCTCGGCCTCGTCCACGCTGTGCCGTGCGAGGTCGCGGAGCTTGCCGATGTACTGCGGCCGGGCGAACGGCCTCGCTCCCAGGGGGTGGGCGTCGGCCACCGCGATCTCCTCGCTGATCTGCGACCCGTTCGCGAGGTCCACGACGAGCCTGCCGCCGAACGCCTTCTCCCGCGGGTCAGTGGCGTGGTAGCGCCGGGTCCACTCGGGGTCCTCCACGGTGGTGATCCGCTGCCACAGCGCCACCGTGTCGGGGCGGTGCGCGCGGTCAGGGCTGTAGGAGTCGACGTGGTGCCAGGCGCCGTCCTGGAGGGCGACGGCCAGGATGTAGGGGATCGAGTGGTCGAGCGTCTCGCGGGAGGCGTCCGGATCGTACTTCTGCGGGTCGTTCGCCCCCGACCCGATCACGTGATGGGTGTGGTGGGAGGTGTGCAGCACGATCGAGCGGACCTGCTCGGGGTCGGCTGCCTCGGGGTGCTCGCGGTTCAGGCGCCGGGCCAGGTCGATGAGCGCCTGCGACTGGTACTCGGCCGAGTGCTCCTTGGTGTACGTCTCGAGGATCGCGCGCCTCGGCTCGCCGGGGGCGGGCAGCCGCACGTCGTACTCAGCCGTGGGCCCGTCGAGCAGCCACGCGATCACCCCGTCCTCGCCCTCGTAGATGGGGGTGGGCGAGGTCTGGCCCCGCATCGCGCGGTCGACCGCCTCGACGGCGGCCTTGCCCGCGAACGCGGGCGCGTAGGCCTTCCACGAGGAGATCTCGCCCTTGCGGGACTGGCGGGTGGCCGTCGAGGTGTGCACCGCCTGCCCGATGGCCTGGAACGTCGCCTCGGGCGGCAGGCGCAGCAACGCGCCCAGCCCGGCGGCCACCGCCGGCGCGAGGTGGGCGACGTGGTCGATCTTGTGGCGGTGCAGGCTGATCGACCGCACGAGCGCGACCTGGACCTCGTACGCGGTGGCGATCGCGCGCACCAGGTCCGCGCCCGACGAGCCGACGTGATGGGCCACCGCGAGCAGCGGCGGGATGGTGTCACCCGGGTGGGAGTAGTCGGCGGCGAGGAAGGTGTCGTGGTAGTCGAGCTCGCGTACGGCGACCCCGTCGGCCCACGCCGCCCACTCGGGGCTGGTGCGCTGGGCGGGGTCGACGCCGAGCACCGGCGAGCCGGCGCCGCCGCGGGACGGGAGGTGGCTCAGGGCCTGGGCGCGCGCGGCGGTGACGGGCGGGCGGGCCAGCGATGCGGCGGCGACGGCCATGTCGTCGATGACCCGGTTCACCACCATGTCGGCGACGTCGTCGTCGACCGGCGTCAGGTCGGCGGCGACCAGGGCCAACGCCCAGGCGAGCTGGTCCTCGCGGGCGAGCCGGTCGCTGCTGGGACGCACACGGACGCTGTGCGCGATCACGCCGACGCCCCCGCGTGCTCGCGGCGTGGGCTCGTCGCGCGGGGATGGCCGCCCGGGTCGTGATCGTGGGACGCGGAGGCGAAGGCGGCGAGGACTTGGCGCAGGCTGTGGTGCAGGTGGACGGCGATCGCCTGCGCGGCCAGCGTCTCGTCCTGGGCCAGGATCGCCCGCACCACGACCAGGTGCTCGGCGGCGGCCGCGCGCAATCGGTCGGGGTCGTCGCGGGAGACCCGCCGGACGCGGACCAGGTGGGTGCGCACCCCGGCGAGGCTGGCCGTGAGGTACGGGCTCGCGGCTGCGTGGTCGATCGCCGCGTCGACGGCCTCCGCGACGGCGTAGTACGCGGCGTGGTGCGGGTCCGCGTCGTGCTGGAGGGAGCGGGGCGCGTCGTCGAGCGCCCGAGCGAGACGCTCGAACGGCGCAGGGTCCCGGCGGCGGGCAGCGAGCCGGACGGCGCGGTCCTCCAGGGCGCCGCGCAGCTCGAACAGCGCGCGGACGTCGGCCGCGCCCAGGTCCGCCACCACCGCGCCACGGGCGCCGTCGGCCCGGACCAGGCCCTCGCCGCGCAACCGGCTCAGCGCCTCGCGCAGCGGCGTCCGGGAGACCCCGAGGCGGGTGGACTGCTCCACCTCGCCGAGCGGGGTGCCGGGCGGCAGGGTCCAGTCGAGGATCTCAGCACGCAGCTGTGCGTGCGCCTTGCCGCTCGCGCGCATCCGGTCCTCCTCGATCGGGTGGACGGAACGTACCAACTTCGCGGTTCGGTGTATACAGCCCAGGGATGCCGGCGCGGGTCGCCCTCCCCGGGCCAGGGCCTCACGGTCGTGCGGGCCGCGGCTGGCGGGCCACGGCTGGCTGCGTTGTATACCGATCGGGGTGCGCCCGTCGGTGTCCATCGCCTGCAGGCCGTCGTCAGGGGGCGGTGAAGCCCACAGCCTTGTGGCTCCCGTCGCAGAACGGCTTGATCGCCGAGACCCCGCACCGGCACAGGGCCACCGTCGACCGCCGCCGTGGCGCCGGGTTCCCGTCCCCGTCCAGGATCTCGACGTCGCCGCGCACCAGCAGCGGGCCGTCGGGGCAGGCGGTGATGCGCGCCGCGGCACGCGGAGGGGGATCGGACGGGGTGGCCCCCGCGCGGGCGCTCACGCGCCCACCCGGGCGGCGGCCGCGAACGCGGGGGCGCCGGGCCGCAGCGAGGTCTCGCCGCGGCCCCACGCGTCGAGCATGTGCTCCGCCACCAAGTCGTCCAGCAGCAGGCACGCCGCGGCCCCGAACAGGATGTCCGGCAGCAGCGCCGGCTCGTCCTGCGCCAGCCGGCCGGCCAGGTCGCGGCCCGCGATCTGCTCGTGCACCGCGTCGGCCTCGACGTGCTCGTCGAAATAGTCGGTG
The sequence above is a segment of the Cellulomonas chengniuliangii genome. Coding sequences within it:
- a CDS encoding MmgE/PrpD family protein gives rise to the protein MIAHSVRVRPSSDRLAREDQLAWALALVAADLTPVDDDVADMVVNRVIDDMAVAAASLARPPVTAARAQALSHLPSRGGAGSPVLGVDPAQRTSPEWAAWADGVAVRELDYHDTFLAADYSHPGDTIPPLLAVAHHVGSSGADLVRAIATAYEVQVALVRSISLHRHKIDHVAHLAPAVAAGLGALLRLPPEATFQAIGQAVHTSTATRQSRKGEISSWKAYAPAFAGKAAVEAVDRAMRGQTSPTPIYEGEDGVIAWLLDGPTAEYDVRLPAPGEPRRAILETYTKEHSAEYQSQALIDLARRLNREHPEAADPEQVRSIVLHTSHHTHHVIGSGANDPQKYDPDASRETLDHSIPYILAVALQDGAWHHVDSYSPDRAHRPDTVALWQRITTVEDPEWTRRYHATDPREKAFGGRLVVDLANGSQISEEIAVADAHPLGARPFARPQYIGKLRDLARHSVDEAEVERFLAAVERLPSLRPSELAGVHLTAPPGLLDGLPTPGGLF
- a CDS encoding GntR family transcriptional regulator — protein: MDTDGRTPIGIQRSQPWPASRGPHDREALARGGRPAPASLGCIHRTAKLVRSVHPIEEDRMRASGKAHAQLRAEILDWTLPPGTPLGEVEQSTRLGVSRTPLREALSRLRGEGLVRADGARGAVVADLGAADVRALFELRGALEDRAVRLAARRRDPAPFERLARALDDAPRSLQHDADPHHAAYYAVAEAVDAAIDHAAASPYLTASLAGVRTHLVRVRRVSRDDPDRLRAAAAEHLVVVRAILAQDETLAAQAIAVHLHHSLRQVLAAFASASHDHDPGGHPRATSPRREHAGASA
- a CDS encoding CDGSH iron-sulfur domain-containing protein, yielding MSARAGATPSDPPPRAAARITACPDGPLLVRGDVEILDGDGNPAPRRRSTVALCRCGVSAIKPFCDGSHKAVGFTAP